From Bdellovibrio sp. KM01:
ATCATCACAAGTCCAACAACAACTACGAGTAGCAAAATGTACTCAGTTGCACCTTGACCGCGTTTATTCTTCAAAAGATTCTTAGAAAAGTTCTTAAACTTTTTCATTGATGTTCCCCCTTGTACTTCCGTTATCGGCTCATTTGGGGATTGTCTTGAGAGTTTTCACTACACTTTGTGGGAAATTGGTCCTGTCTCAGAATGAGAAAAGGGAGGTACTGGACCTCCCTTTTTAAAAAACTGTGTGTCTAGATTATTTACACTCAGCTTTGTCGGAAAACGACTTGCCTAAATCTTTGCCATCGAATTTCGCAGACACTTTCTTTTCAGTCAGAGTCCCCTTGCGCACGATTTTGGAAGTTTTCTCGGCCCATTTTTCACAAGCCTCAGCCGAGTCTAGTTTTTTTGTCTCGTCAGTCGGGTTTTTACCATTGTAAGGCTTCAGCGCTTCAACTTCTTTACCTGGACAAGCTTTGCGATCAACGGAAATATTGCAATCACCGGCAAAAGCGGCCTGGGCCATCATTAAAGTTGCAACGGACATCATCACTGTGGTTTTAATCATTACAGTCTCCTGTTTATGCTGCAGAGGATTCTTGGTCCTCGTTATTGTTAAATTCATTTTCGTTATTTGATTTCTGTTTTTCGCCCACAAGCACATGAAGTTGCGACATCATGGTTCCAAGTTCTCCAGCCTGATTCTGCATATCTTCAGAGGCACTAGTGACATTACCCATAGAAGCCGCAACGCCCTGAAGGCTTTCGTCAATCGACGTCAGGGCTTGTTTCACTTGTTCAATGCCGTGTGATTGCTCCTGAGAGCCCTGTGCGACCTCTTGAATCAATTGGAACACGCGATTCGTATTTTCAACAATCGCTTTTAAGGATTTTTCGCTGTCAGCTGCCAAACCCACGCCTGTCTGGCTTTTCGTGTTGGCCTCATTGATCAGTCCTGAAATCTCTTTTGCAGCTTCAGCACTTTTTTGTGCAAGCGCACGAACTGCATCCGCAACAACTGCGAATCCTTTTCCTTGTTCGCCAGCGCGAGCCGCCTCAACAGCAGCATTCAATGCCAGAAGATTTGTCTGAAAAGCGATATCATCAATCATCACCAAGATCTCGGTGATCTTTTTCGAGTTTGTCGAAATTTCTGACATGACACTGATCAAGGAATGGATCTTTTCTTGGCCATATAAAACGGCTTCCTCACCATCTTTAGAGATTTTGGCAGCCTCTGTGGAGCTATCGGAATTCTTGCGAACTGTTTGTGTTAAGTCTTCCATGGTAGCCACGATTTCTTCGAGCGCCGCCGCTGTACTGGTCGTGTTACTTGAAATAGATTCGCTTGATTTCACCAGACCCTGTGTGCGGCTTTCCACGATTTGGGAGCTGGAATCCAATCCATCAGCGACATTTCTCAAAGAATTTTGCACGCTACGAATATTCAAAACACTGGTCAGTAAACCCAACAAGACAAAGAAACTTGTAACGCCGGCAATTGCATAAAACGTGATTTTGAAAAGTTTTGCGGCGGATTCAGCCTTTTCAACACCCATCATATAACTGGCGTCTGTTAGGGCTTTTAGCGATTTGTAAGCAGCTTCATAATGTTTAGCAGAGCTGTCTTGAAGAATCTTTTCTGCTGAAGCCGTGTCTTCTTTATCTAAGGCCGCCTTGAACTTGTCA
This genomic window contains:
- a CDS encoding Flp1 family type IVb pilin yields the protein MKKFKNFSKNLLKNKRGQGATEYILLLVVVVGLVMIFKKDIQTTVKEKIAELQGNIGGVTAE
- a CDS encoding methyl-accepting chemotaxis protein; translated protein: MSKLSLKGRFLFITALLTLICVLTNAFSLFELKSQNTVTSEVAETWLPIVGKTADININVVTYRKLEFNLLATQSTDERKLVIEEMDSLMGNITIYSKVLEPLLTTDSLRKSYEEFIASWDNYQTESDKFKAALDKEDTASAEKILQDSSAKHYEAAYKSLKALTDASYMMGVEKAESAAKLFKITFYAIAGVTSFFVLLGLLTSVLNIRSVQNSLRNVADGLDSSSQIVESRTQGLVKSSESISSNTTSTAAALEEIVATMEDLTQTVRKNSDSSTEAAKISKDGEEAVLYGQEKIHSLISVMSEISTNSKKITEILVMIDDIAFQTNLLALNAAVEAARAGEQGKGFAVVADAVRALAQKSAEAAKEISGLINEANTKSQTGVGLAADSEKSLKAIVENTNRVFQLIQEVAQGSQEQSHGIEQVKQALTSIDESLQGVAASMGNVTSASEDMQNQAGELGTMMSQLHVLVGEKQKSNNENEFNNNEDQESSAA